One region of Scophthalmus maximus strain ysfricsl-2021 chromosome 15, ASM2237912v1, whole genome shotgun sequence genomic DNA includes:
- the stag1a gene encoding cohesin subunit SA-1a, which yields MITSELPVLQDSSNESGATDAVGLSMSMSEIEDPEVKGKKKRGRPGKQAPTSNKKPRKTPADKAVGPARGRGKANGVAQHNGDGGDPVTLFEVVKLGKSAMQSVVDEWIESYKQDRDLALLDLINFFIQCSGCKGTVRIEMFRNMQNAEIIRKMTEEFDEDSGDYPLTMPGPLWKKFRYNFCEFISVLIRQCQYSIIYDEYMMDTVISLLTGLSDSQVRAFRHTSTLAAMKLMTALVNVALNLSIHQDNTQRQYEAERNKIAGKRANEKLELLLQKRKELQENQDEIENMMNSIFKGIFVHRYRDAIAEIRAICIEEIGVWMKMYSDAFLNDSYLKYVGWTLHDRQGEVRLKCLKALQNLYTNRELFPKLELFTNRFKDRIVSMTLDKEYDVAVEAIRLVTLILQGSEDALSNEDCENVYHLVYSAHRPVAVAAGEFLHRKLFSRHDPQAEEALAKRRGRSSPNGNLLRMLVLFFLESELHEHAAYLVDSLWESSQELLKDWECMAELLLEEPVQGEEVLSDRQESALIELMVCTIRQAAEAHPPVGRGTGKRVLTAKERKTQIDDKNKLTEHYIMALPMLLSKYQADSEKVANLLQIPQFFDLDVYSAGRMEKHLDALLKQIRLVVEKHIEADVLEACSKTYSILCSEEYTIMNRVDIARSQLIDEMTDRFAHSVEELLQEAEEADDDDIYNVLSTLKRLTAFHNAHDLTRWDLFGSCYRLLKAGIEQGSMPEQIAVQALQCSHYSILWQLVKITEGAPSKDDLMALRRVVKSFLAVCQQCLSNVNTPVKEQAFMLLCDLLMIFSHQLVSGGREGLQPLVFNPDSTLQNELLNFVLDHVFIDQDDESQSMEGDEEDEANKIEALHKRRNLLAAFCKLIIYDIVDMPAAADIFKHYMKYYNDYGDIIKETLSKTRQTDKILCAKTLILSLQQLFNELLQDQGPNLDRTSSHVSGIKELARRFALTFGLDQIKTREAVATLHKDGIEFAFKYQNPRGAEFPPLNLAFLEVLSEFSSKLIRQDKKTVHSYLEKFMSESMSERREDVWLPLISYRNSLLTGGDEDHMSVTSGSSSKTGSVRSKKGRPPVHKKRIEEESSVEGSWLMRNDTLPTPGALQTPQLTSTVLRENRPAEHMPDPDSEPGSENDFVHNPQMQMSWLGQQKMEEVNRKDRTGLNYIKSRSNQGVRQTVRGLMEDDAEPIFEDVMMSSRGQLEDMNEEFEDTMVIDLPPSRNRRERAELRPDFFDSAAMIEDESGFSMPMF from the exons ATGATCACCTCGGAGCTCCCCGTCCTACA GGACTCGTCCAATGAGTCTGGGGCGACAGACGCAGTGGGTTTAAGCATGAGCATGAGTGAGATTGAAGATCCAGAggtgaaggggaagaagaagagagggaggcctGGAAAACAAGCCCCG ACGTCCAATAAGAAGCCTCGAAAGACACCGGCTGACAAGGCCGTGGGACCagccagagggagagggaaagccAATGGCGTGGCTCAACACAATGGAGACGGCGGAGACCCCGTCACTCTGTTTGAAGTGGTCAAACTGGGCAAGAGTGCCATGCAG TCTGTGGTGGATGAGTGGATTGAATCATACAAACAGGACAGAGACTTGGCGCTGCTCGACCTCATCAATTTTTTCATCCAGTGCTCGGGGTGCAAAG GCACCGTGAGGATCGAGATGTTCAGGAACATGCAGAACGCTGAGATCATCCGTAAGATGACTGAGGAGTTCGATGAG GACAGCGGAGATTATCCTCTCACCATGCCGGGGCCTCTGTGGAAGAAGTTCCGCTACAACTTCTGCGAGTTCATCAGCGTGCTGATTCGCCAGTGTCAGTACAGCATCATCTACGACGAGTATATGATGGACACCGTGATCTCCCTCCTCACGGGGCTGTCCGACTCCCAAGTGCGAGCCTTCAGGCACACCTCCACGTTAGCAG ccATGAAGCTGATGACGGCACTGGTGAATGTGGCGCTGAACCTCAGCATTCACCAAGACAACACGCAGAGGCAGTACGAGGCCGAGAGGAACAAGATAGCCGGCAAGCGAGCCAACGAGAAGCTGGAGCTTCTGCtacagaagaggaaggag CTTCAGGAAAACCAAGATGAAATAGAGAACATGATGAACTCCATCTTCAAGGGAATCTTTGTGCATCGCTACAG GGATGCGATTGCAGAGATCAGAGCCATTTGTATTGAAGAGATCGGCGTGTGGATGAAGATGTACAGTGATGCTTTTCTTAACGATAGTTACCTGAAATATGTCGGTTGGACGCTACACGACAGG CAAGGAGAGGTGCGTCTCAAGTGCCTGAAGGCTCTGCAGAACCTGTACACAAACCGAGAACTGTTTCCCAAGCTAGAGCTTTTCACCAACCGCTTCAAG GACCGTATAGTTTCCATGACCCTGGATAAGGAGTATGATGTGGCTGTGGAGGCGATTCGACTGGTCACACTCATCCTGCA GGGCAGTGAAGACGCCTTGTCCAATGAGGACTGTGAGAATGTGTATCACCTGGTCTACTCCGCCCACCGGCCGGTGGCCGTCGCCGCCGGAGAATTCCTGCACCGGAA GCTGTTCAGTCGTCACGACCCGCAGGCAGAGGAAGCGCTAGCGAAGcgcagagggaggagcagccCCAACGGGAATCTCCTCCGCATGCTGGTGCTCTTCTTTTTGGAGAGCGAG cttcaCGAGCATGCAGCCTACCTTGTGGACTCACTGTGGGAAAGCTCTCAGGAGCTGCTGAAAGACTGGGAGTGTATGGCTGAACTTCTGTTGGAGGAGCCAgtgcagggagaggagg TGTTGTCAGACCGACAGGAGAGTGCACTGATAGAGCTGATGGTGTGCACCATCCGACAGGCAGCAGAGGCGCACCCGCCCGTCGGCAGAGGCACCGGCAAACGG GTGCTGACggcgaaggagaggaagaccCAGATAGAcgataaaaacaaactgacagagCACTACATCATGGCTCTGCCCATGCTGTTGTCCAAG TATCAGGCGGACTCGGAGAAGGTGGCCAACCTGCTGCAGATCCCGCAGTTCTTTGACCTGGACGTGTACAGCGCCGGGCGCATGGAGAAGCACCTGGACGCCCTCCTGAAGCAGATCCGTCTGGTGGTGGAGAAGCACATCGAGGCCGACGTGCTGGAGGCCTGCAGCAAGACCTACAGCATCCTCTGCTCCGAGGAGTACACCATCATGAACCGCGTGGACATCGCCCGCTCGCAGCTCATCGACGAGATGACCGACCGGTTCGCGCACTCGgtcgaggagctgctgcaggag GCAGAGGAGGCCGATGACGACGACATCTACAATGTTTTATCTACTCTTAAGAGACTCACAGCTTTCCACAA TGCCCACGACCTGACGCGGTGGGATTTGTTCGGGAGCTGTTACCGGCTGCTGAAGGCGGGCATCGAGCAGGGCTCCATGCCGGAGCAGATCGCCGTCCAGGCCCTGCAGTGCTCCCACTACTCCATCCTGTGGCAGCTGGTCAAGATCACAGAGGGGGCTCCCAGCAAG gATGACCTCATGGCTCTCAGGAGAGTGGTGAAGTCTTTCCTGGCTGTGTGCCAACAGTGCCTGTCCAACGTCAACACTCCGGTCAAAGAGCAG GCGTTCATGcttctctgtgacctcctgatGATCTTCAGTCACCAGCTGGTCTCTGGCGGCAGGGAAGGCCTCCAGCCGCTGGTCTTCAACCCCGACAGCACTCTGCAGAACGAGCTGCTCAACTTCGTCCTGGACCACGTCTTCATCGACCAGGACGATGAGAGCCAGAGCATGG agggagacgaggaggacgaggccaACAAGATCGAGGCTCTCCACAAGAGGAGAAATCTGCTCGCCGCTTTCTGCAAACTCATCATCTACGACATCGTGGACAtgcccgccgccgccgacaTCTTCAAGCACTACATGAAG tATTATAACGACTACGGAGACATCATCAAGGAGACGCTCAGTAAAACTAGACAGACGGACAAGATCCTCTGTGCCAAGACGCTCATCCTCAGTCTGCAGCAG CTGTTCaacgagctgctgcaggaccagGGTCCCAACCTGGACCGGACGTCGTCTCACGTGAGCGGCATCAAGGAGCTGGCCCGTCGCTTTGCACTCACCTTCGGCCTGGATCAGATCAAGACCAGAGAGGCCGTGGCCACGCTGCACAA GGACGGAATAGAGTTTGCATTTAAGTACCAGAATCCTCGAGGAGCAGAGTTTCCTCCCCTCAACCTGGCCTTCCTGGAGGTCCTGAGCGAATTCTCATCCAAACTCATCCGCCAAGACAAAAAGACCGT CCACTCCTACCTGGAGAAGTTCATGTCAGAGTCGATGTCGGAGCGTCGGGAGGACGTGTGGCTGCCGCTGATCTCCTACAGGAACAGCCTGCTGACGGGGGGAGACGAGGACCACATGTCCGTCACGTCGGGGTCCAGCAGCAAAACCGGGTCGGTCCGCAGCAAGAAGGGACGACCGCCTGTACACAAGAAGCGCATCGAGG AGGAGAGTAGCGTGGAGGGCTCGTGGCTGATGCGTAACGACACCCTACCGACACCGGGGGCGCTGCAGACTCCTCAGCTCACCTCGACGGTCCTCAGAGAGAACAGACCGGCGGAACACATGCCAGACCCGGACTCAGAACCAGGGTCGGAGAACGACTTTGTACACAA TCCTCAGATGCAGATGTCGTGGCTCGGACagcagaagatggaggaggtgaacaggAAAGACAGGACGGGCCTGAACTACATCAAGTCGCGCAGCAACCAGGGCGTCCGGCAGACTGT GCGCGGGTTAATGGAGGACGACGCAGAGCCGATCTTTGAggacgtgatgatgtcatcgcgGGGTCAGCTGGAGGACATGAACGAGGAGTTTGAGGACACCATGGTGATCGACTTG CCGCCATCAAGGAACAGACGTGAACGAGCAGAATTAAGACCAGACTTCTTCGACTCTGCAGCAATGATTGAGGACGAGTCG GGATTCAGCATGCCCATGTTCTGA